From Apium graveolens cultivar Ventura unplaced genomic scaffold, ASM990537v1 ctg5356, whole genome shotgun sequence, one genomic window encodes:
- the LOC141702616 gene encoding putative mitochondrial protein AtMg00310, with amino-acid sequence MGWAEYIEGWEVTLLKTEAQAIPNFWMSLLLLPGEIYDELEKRMNAYWWVEVVKSGAWRLVNNLDSLVMELMKARYYAHTDLLNADIGTNPSYMWRSIFAAQQVIRQGCRRKIENGV; translated from the exons ATGGGGTGGGCAGAATATATCGAAGGATGGGAAGTCACATTGCTCAAAACAGAAGCTCAAGCCATCCCTAATTTCTGGATGAGCTTGCTACTGCTACCTGGAGAGATATATGATGAACTTGAGAAGCGGATGAATGCATACTGGTGGGTGGAGGTGGTGAAAAGCGGG GCTTGGAGATTGGTCAATAATTTAGACTCACTCGTTATGGAACTTATGAAAGCTAGGTATTATGCTCACACGGACCTTTTGAACGCTGATATAGGAACAAATCCATCATATATGTGGCGTAGCATATTCGCTGCACAGCAGGTTATACGCCAAGGGTGTAGGAGAAAGATTGAAAATGGGGTGTAG